Proteins encoded by one window of Emticicia oligotrophica DSM 17448:
- the ribD gene encoding bifunctional diaminohydroxyphosphoribosylaminopyrimidine deaminase/5-amino-6-(5-phosphoribosylamino)uracil reductase RibD yields the protein MTTDEKYMTRALQLAEIGRGNVSPNPMVGCVIVHNDSIIGEGWHRKYGDWHAEVNAVNSVADKSLLTESTAYVTLEPCSHFGKTPPCADLLVKHQLKKVVICNYDPFPLVAGKGIQKLKDAGIEVVTGILEEKGRELNARFFTLVEKKRPYIILKWAETIDGFIAGENFEQVKISNALSHKYSHKWRSEEDAIMVGTNTALYDNPRLNVREWSGRNPIRLIVDKNQRLPQSLHVFDGSVKTITLTDPLDWEVYEQEKIQSIIVEGGAKLIASFIEANCFDEIRVFRSPKQLKKGILAPILPKNISIVSRQFLNEDELIIYKSDK from the coding sequence TTGACTACCGACGAAAAATATATGACAAGGGCTTTGCAATTGGCCGAAATTGGCCGAGGCAATGTGAGCCCAAACCCAATGGTGGGTTGTGTAATTGTGCATAATGATTCGATTATTGGGGAAGGATGGCATCGAAAATATGGCGATTGGCACGCTGAGGTAAATGCTGTTAATTCAGTAGCTGATAAATCTTTACTCACTGAATCGACAGCCTATGTAACCCTTGAACCATGCTCACATTTTGGGAAAACCCCTCCTTGTGCCGATTTATTGGTCAAGCATCAACTGAAAAAGGTGGTTATTTGTAACTATGACCCTTTTCCCTTGGTGGCAGGAAAAGGTATTCAAAAATTGAAAGATGCAGGAATTGAAGTTGTTACTGGGATTTTAGAAGAAAAAGGTAGGGAATTAAATGCAAGGTTTTTTACGCTTGTAGAGAAAAAACGCCCCTATATCATTTTGAAATGGGCAGAAACCATTGATGGATTTATTGCGGGTGAAAACTTTGAACAAGTAAAAATAAGCAATGCACTTTCACACAAATATTCGCACAAGTGGCGAAGCGAAGAAGATGCCATCATGGTTGGTACTAACACCGCACTTTATGATAACCCCAGATTAAATGTGCGGGAGTGGTCTGGACGGAATCCAATTCGTTTGATAGTCGATAAAAATCAACGTTTACCTCAATCGCTTCATGTATTTGATGGTTCGGTGAAGACTATTACCCTTACCGACCCGCTTGACTGGGAGGTTTATGAACAAGAAAAAATTCAATCAATCATTGTTGAAGGAGGGGCAAAACTCATTGCAAGTTTCATTGAAGCCAATTGTTTCGATGAAATCAGGGTTTTTCGTAGCCCAAAGCAGTTGAAAAAAGGTATTTTAGCCCCAATTTTACCTAAAAATATCTCCATTGTATCACGTCAGTTCTTGAATGAAGATGAGCTAATCATTTACAAATCAGATAAATAA
- a CDS encoding AAA family ATPase: MESSRFLHKKIRDVFAETGKVVIGQEKLVNRLLIGLFTGGHILLEGVPGLAKTKTINTLAKVLDLGFNRIQFTPDLLPADLVGTMIYNQKSGDFEVKKGPIFANLILADEVNRAPAKVQSALLESMAEKQVTIGDESYKLDRPFMVMATQNPVEQEGTYPLPEAQVDRFMMKVFVDYLNKVDELEMVRKISNINDNYEPKQILNKDEIEAIGQEINRITISEMLERYIIELVFATRRPAEYGLKDEARYIQFGVSPRAGISLYKAAKALAYFDERDYVLPEDIKALVHDVFNHRIILNYEAEADGLTTHEVIDNVLKRVAIGR, translated from the coding sequence ATGGAAAGCTCAAGATTTTTACACAAAAAAATAAGAGATGTTTTTGCTGAAACTGGAAAAGTAGTCATTGGTCAAGAAAAACTTGTAAATCGCCTTTTGATAGGCCTTTTTACAGGTGGACATATCTTGCTTGAAGGTGTACCGGGCTTAGCTAAAACCAAAACTATCAATACATTAGCGAAGGTACTTGACTTAGGCTTTAACCGCATTCAGTTTACTCCAGACTTACTCCCTGCCGACCTTGTTGGTACGATGATATACAACCAAAAATCAGGTGATTTTGAGGTAAAAAAAGGGCCAATTTTTGCCAACTTAATTTTGGCTGATGAGGTAAACCGTGCCCCAGCAAAGGTGCAATCGGCACTTTTAGAATCAATGGCTGAAAAGCAGGTTACGATTGGAGATGAATCGTATAAACTCGACCGACCATTTATGGTGATGGCCACCCAAAACCCTGTTGAACAAGAAGGAACATATCCACTTCCGGAAGCTCAGGTTGACCGTTTTATGATGAAAGTTTTTGTTGATTATCTTAACAAAGTCGATGAATTAGAAATGGTCAGAAAAATTTCAAATATCAACGATAATTACGAGCCAAAACAAATCTTAAATAAAGACGAAATTGAGGCTATCGGGCAAGAAATCAATAGAATTACGATTTCTGAGATGCTCGAACGCTACATTATAGAATTAGTTTTTGCCACTCGTCGCCCAGCCGAATATGGACTGAAAGACGAAGCTCGTTACATTCAATTTGGTGTTTCGCCACGTGCGGGTATCTCTCTTTACAAAGCGGCTAAAGCACTTGCTTATTTTGATGAACGTGATTATGTATTGCCTGAAGATATTAAGGCATTAGTACACGATGTTTTCAACCACCGAATTATTCTCAATTACGAAGCTGAAGCCGATGGCCTCACTACCCACGAAGTGATTGATAATGTATTGAAACGTGTAGCGATTGGCAGGTAA
- the prmC gene encoding peptide chain release factor N(5)-glutamine methyltransferase has product MQSSKNLFDNLLQQITAYETQEAKEIVFWLLEFYLGLKKIDIISDKSFEKVIDWNSIVERLNTQEPIQYILGETEFYGRRFFVNDSVLIPRPETEELVKFVVDKQQNLLSESNNTPKLLDIGTGSGCIAISLAKELPNYQVSAYDISERALETATKNAELNQANVDFQKVDILSYKTSTIEFPKFNIIVSNPPYVTRQEIRQMRENVLDFEPHLALFVEDTDPLIFYEVIADFACENLTNNGLVAVEINETLGTETAEVFLKKGFSEVEIIKDIHQKDRFVSAILHKKEAE; this is encoded by the coding sequence ATGCAATCAAGCAAAAATTTATTCGATAATTTGCTCCAGCAAATTACGGCCTACGAAACACAAGAAGCAAAAGAAATAGTATTTTGGTTATTAGAATTTTATTTGGGGCTAAAAAAAATTGATATTATCAGCGATAAATCTTTTGAAAAAGTCATTGATTGGAACAGCATCGTTGAACGATTGAATACACAAGAGCCAATCCAATATATTTTAGGAGAAACCGAGTTTTATGGACGAAGATTTTTTGTTAATGATTCGGTACTTATTCCAAGGCCCGAAACTGAAGAGCTGGTCAAATTTGTAGTTGATAAACAACAAAACTTGCTTTCAGAAAGCAATAATACTCCCAAACTACTTGATATTGGTACAGGAAGCGGCTGTATTGCTATTTCATTAGCAAAAGAATTACCAAATTACCAAGTTTCGGCCTATGATATTTCTGAAAGAGCATTGGAAACTGCTACTAAAAATGCTGAACTCAATCAGGCCAATGTAGATTTTCAAAAAGTTGATATTCTTAGTTATAAAACTTCGACGATTGAATTTCCGAAATTCAATATTATCGTAAGTAATCCGCCTTATGTGACACGCCAAGAAATTAGGCAAATGCGAGAAAATGTTTTAGATTTCGAGCCACATTTAGCTCTTTTTGTTGAAGATACAGACCCGCTCATCTTTTATGAAGTAATAGCCGATTTTGCCTGCGAAAACCTAACAAATAATGGATTAGTTGCGGTTGAAATAAATGAAACTTTAGGCACGGAAACAGCCGAAGTTTTTCTCAAAAAAGGCTTTTCGGAGGTTGAAATTATTAAAGATATTCACCAAAAAGATAGATTTGTAAGTGCCATTCTGCACAAAAAAGAAGCAGAATAA
- a CDS encoding TolC family protein, which produces MKLAKILLSTLLIAHSFAFAQSSAVSGSGDNRSAGDKISLQDAIDFALKNNLSIKQNNLQVEQGLNTFEQSKWARYPNLNAGTNFNLFSGRNINPYTNGIITNTVGSNGFGLSSGVTLFDGYQTRNGIALNQLNLEASRLDLQAMKNQITLNVIVGYLNVLSQEDLLAVAQRQMEVTKTQLERTQKLVNAGSLPETNLYDIKAQLANDELSVVNAENSIVSAKLTLRQIMNITADRDFEVIRVAVPNPNIQPYPNTPAQIFEIAQGYLADVQAADMRVKAAQKSVDIAKGLKMPVVSASANLNSSSTTAAEKVSVTQKIVETEAGYVNVAGTRYPVIAYLPTSASSSEKIPYFRQLTGNANASLGLNVRVPIFNGYSTKFRLTNAQIQKKQSEVQAENVRLRLRQDIDQAYVNLNNSAKRYSAIGNQVKAFEESFRAAEAKFNVGSLNALEYSIAKSNLDRARSNEIQAKYDYIFRIKILDFYQNKPLSF; this is translated from the coding sequence ATGAAATTAGCTAAAATTTTACTTTCAACACTTCTTATTGCCCATAGTTTTGCTTTCGCACAGTCGTCGGCTGTGTCAGGAAGTGGTGATAACCGTAGTGCAGGCGATAAAATCTCCTTACAAGATGCCATTGATTTTGCTTTAAAGAATAATCTCTCGATTAAGCAAAATAATCTTCAAGTTGAGCAAGGGCTTAATACCTTTGAACAATCAAAATGGGCGAGGTATCCTAACTTAAATGCAGGAACAAATTTTAACCTTTTTTCTGGTCGAAATATTAACCCATATACCAATGGTATTATTACAAACACCGTTGGCTCGAATGGTTTTGGTTTGAGTAGTGGCGTGACTTTATTCGATGGGTATCAGACACGTAATGGTATTGCCTTAAATCAATTAAATCTCGAAGCTTCTCGTTTAGACTTACAAGCCATGAAAAACCAGATTACGCTCAATGTAATTGTTGGTTACCTGAATGTACTTTCACAAGAAGATTTATTGGCTGTAGCACAACGCCAAATGGAAGTAACGAAAACCCAGTTGGAGCGTACACAAAAATTGGTAAATGCAGGTTCTTTACCAGAAACGAATCTTTATGATATAAAGGCACAATTAGCAAATGATGAATTAAGTGTAGTTAATGCAGAAAATTCGATTGTTTCGGCTAAACTCACACTTCGACAAATCATGAATATTACTGCCGACCGAGACTTTGAAGTGATTCGAGTAGCAGTACCGAATCCTAATATTCAGCCTTATCCCAATACTCCCGCACAAATTTTTGAGATTGCTCAAGGTTATTTAGCTGATGTACAAGCAGCAGATATGCGTGTGAAAGCCGCCCAAAAATCGGTAGATATTGCGAAGGGTCTTAAAATGCCAGTGGTTTCGGCCAGTGCCAATCTTAATTCAAGTTCTACTACTGCAGCAGAAAAGGTAAGTGTTACACAGAAAATTGTAGAAACAGAAGCTGGTTATGTGAATGTGGCAGGAACCAGATACCCAGTAATTGCCTATTTGCCAACTTCGGCGTCTAGCTCTGAGAAAATTCCTTATTTCCGTCAGCTTACAGGTAATGCGAATGCATCCTTGGGTTTAAATGTTCGTGTGCCTATTTTTAATGGTTATAGCACGAAATTTAGACTAACAAACGCTCAAATTCAAAAGAAACAATCGGAAGTTCAAGCAGAGAATGTTCGTTTACGTTTGCGACAAGATATTGACCAAGCCTACGTAAATCTCAATAATTCAGCCAAACGATATTCTGCCATTGGCAATCAAGTAAAAGCATTTGAAGAGTCATTCCGTGCGGCAGAGGCGAAATTTAATGTTGGTTCATTAAATGCTTTAGAATATAGCATTGCCAAATCAAATCTAGACAGAGCAAGAAGTAATGAAATTCAAGCGAAATATGACTATATTTTCCGTATTAAAATTTTAGATTTCTACCAAAACAAACCACTTTCATTTTAA
- a CDS encoding HIT family protein: MASIFSRIVAGEIPCHKIAENDQYFAFLDVFPCAVGHVLVIPKKEIDYIFDLEDDHYLGLMAFAKQIEPAIRKAIPCKRVGVAVIGLEVPHAHVHLIPMNSMNDMNFNHKLKPSQEELAETAAKIRSFLN, encoded by the coding sequence ATGGCTTCAATATTTTCGAGAATCGTTGCAGGTGAAATTCCTTGCCATAAAATTGCAGAAAATGACCAATATTTTGCTTTTTTAGATGTGTTTCCATGTGCAGTTGGACACGTATTGGTAATACCTAAAAAAGAAATAGACTATATTTTCGACCTCGAAGACGACCATTATTTAGGCTTAATGGCTTTTGCCAAGCAAATTGAACCTGCCATTCGCAAAGCCATTCCTTGCAAGCGTGTAGGAGTTGCAGTAATCGGCTTGGAAGTTCCGCATGCTCACGTACATCTGATTCCGATGAATAGCATGAACGATATGAACTTCAATCATAAATTAAAACCAAGTCAAGAAGAATTAGCCGAAACTGCCGCTAAAATCAGAAGTTTTTTGAACTAA
- a CDS encoding zinc-binding dehydrogenase, whose product MKALLCKEFGMPETLVLEDIEPLKAEAGKVVISVKACSVNFPDTLIIRNLYQFKPALPFSPGGEVSGLVKEVGEGVKHLKVGDKVFAMTGWGGMAEEVLVDARRVFPMLPKMDFVTAASVMYNYGTSYHALKDRAELKSGETLLVLGAAGGVGLAAVELGKLMGAKVIAAASSDEKLAVCKEKGADFTINYLTEDLREQIKTITEGKGVDVIYDAVGDKFAEPALRSIAWKGRYLVVGFAAGEIPKIPLNLALLKGCAIVGVFWGQFAEKEPAQNFKNIQELAGHFMQGRLRPHIHKLYTLEEAAESLNDLMNRKVVGKAVVVTSDEVKMPIYAQLESKQPEVKAETTPVKSQEMLIFKDIEALKGYVGKELGTSEWQILTQDKINAFAAATLDDQWIHVDEEKAKLSPFGKTIAHGFLSLSFSPKFMYEMFKVESAKMGLNYGTNKVRFISPVPVGSRVRMKATLKEVEDMQPSGAKLIIDAVFELEGSEKPACVAELLSVIYE is encoded by the coding sequence ATGAAAGCTCTCCTTTGTAAAGAATTCGGAATGCCCGAAACACTCGTATTAGAAGATATCGAACCTCTAAAAGCCGAAGCGGGTAAAGTGGTTATAAGTGTAAAAGCTTGTAGTGTAAACTTTCCAGATACTTTGATAATTCGTAACCTTTATCAGTTTAAGCCAGCTTTGCCTTTTTCGCCGGGGGGTGAGGTTTCGGGTTTAGTGAAAGAAGTAGGAGAGGGGGTAAAACATCTCAAAGTTGGAGATAAAGTTTTTGCTATGACTGGTTGGGGTGGAATGGCAGAAGAAGTATTAGTAGATGCTCGAAGGGTATTTCCAATGTTGCCAAAGATGGATTTTGTTACAGCAGCTTCAGTGATGTATAATTATGGAACATCTTATCATGCCTTAAAAGACCGTGCTGAACTTAAATCGGGCGAAACATTACTTGTACTTGGTGCGGCAGGAGGCGTAGGTTTAGCCGCAGTAGAATTAGGTAAACTCATGGGAGCAAAGGTAATAGCAGCAGCCTCTTCTGATGAAAAATTAGCAGTTTGTAAAGAAAAAGGAGCAGATTTTACGATAAATTATCTTACCGAAGATTTACGTGAACAAATAAAAACGATTACCGAAGGAAAGGGTGTAGATGTTATTTATGATGCCGTTGGCGATAAGTTTGCTGAGCCTGCTCTTCGTTCAATAGCTTGGAAGGGGCGATATTTGGTAGTAGGGTTTGCCGCTGGAGAAATTCCAAAGATACCTTTAAATCTGGCATTATTGAAAGGTTGTGCAATTGTGGGTGTTTTTTGGGGTCAATTTGCTGAAAAAGAACCAGCTCAAAATTTCAAAAATATCCAAGAATTGGCAGGGCACTTCATGCAAGGTCGCTTACGCCCGCACATCCATAAACTATATACATTGGAAGAAGCTGCCGAATCATTGAATGATTTGATGAATAGAAAAGTGGTGGGTAAAGCCGTAGTAGTAACTTCAGATGAAGTAAAAATGCCTATTTATGCACAATTAGAGTCGAAACAACCAGAAGTTAAGGCGGAAACAACTCCTGTGAAGTCTCAAGAGATGTTGATTTTTAAGGATATTGAAGCTTTAAAAGGATATGTTGGTAAAGAACTCGGAACATCAGAATGGCAGATACTCACACAAGATAAAATCAATGCATTTGCTGCTGCTACTTTAGATGACCAATGGATTCACGTGGACGAAGAAAAAGCCAAACTTTCTCCATTTGGAAAAACCATCGCTCATGGATTTTTATCATTATCGTTTTCGCCAAAATTTATGTACGAAATGTTTAAGGTAGAATCAGCAAAAATGGGCTTAAATTATGGTACAAATAAAGTGCGTTTTATTTCTCCTGTGCCAGTAGGTAGTCGTGTACGTATGAAAGCAACTTTAAAAGAAGTAGAAGATATGCAGCCAAGCGGTGCAAAATTGATTATTGATGCAGTTTTTGAGTTGGAAGGTTCAGAAAAACCTGCTTGCGTCGCAGAACTTTTAAGTGTGATTTATGAGTAA
- a CDS encoding efflux RND transporter periplasmic adaptor subunit produces MKKSNRIWLILGGIVALLVIFLLVAKSAGWIGKEKPTEVEFVKASKSDITETVSASGKIQPEVEVKITPDVPGEIIALYVKEGDSVKKGQLLLKIQPENYISITQRAEAVVNQTKASAEQAKSTIAQSEARLARVQMEYNRQKKLFEDKVVSAADLEVAETNLKVARQDLEAARANVEAAKYNVKSAEAGLKDASENLRKTSIYAPMSGIVSKLAVELGERVVGTSQMAGTEMLRIANLNNMEVRINVNENDIVRVSLGDTAMIDVDSYAMTGKKFKGIVTEIANTANGSGTAVAAASTDAVTEFEVRIRILPESYRDLVDRKTRKVYPFKPGMTATVDIITEKKTGVLSVPIAAVTTRGANDATTTEKKDGDKNEAESTQESKTTKKDKPKEVVFVHDKDKVKMREVKTGITDTSAGTIEVISGLKEGEEIVSGPFVVVSKKLKDGDVVTKKVEKKEDKEKKKD; encoded by the coding sequence ATGAAAAAATCTAATAGAATTTGGTTGATTTTGGGCGGAATCGTGGCCCTTCTTGTAATATTTTTGCTTGTAGCAAAATCGGCTGGTTGGATTGGTAAAGAAAAACCAACTGAAGTTGAGTTTGTGAAAGCCAGTAAATCAGATATTACCGAAACAGTTTCGGCTTCAGGCAAAATTCAACCAGAGGTAGAAGTAAAAATCACGCCTGACGTACCGGGTGAAATTATTGCTCTTTACGTAAAAGAAGGCGATTCGGTAAAAAAAGGTCAACTTTTATTAAAAATTCAGCCAGAAAACTATATTTCAATTACGCAACGTGCCGAAGCGGTGGTGAATCAAACCAAAGCAAGTGCTGAGCAAGCAAAATCAACCATTGCTCAATCAGAAGCTCGTTTGGCAAGAGTACAAATGGAATACAATCGCCAAAAGAAGCTATTTGAAGATAAAGTAGTTTCTGCCGCTGATTTAGAAGTAGCCGAGACTAACTTAAAAGTTGCTCGTCAAGATTTAGAAGCAGCTAGAGCCAATGTTGAAGCCGCCAAGTATAACGTAAAAAGTGCCGAAGCAGGTTTGAAAGATGCTTCTGAAAACTTGCGTAAAACGAGTATCTATGCCCCAATGAGCGGTATAGTTTCGAAATTAGCCGTTGAATTAGGTGAAAGGGTAGTTGGTACATCGCAAATGGCAGGTACTGAAATGCTTCGCATTGCGAACCTTAATAACATGGAGGTTAGAATCAATGTAAATGAAAATGATATCGTACGCGTGAGTTTAGGCGATACGGCCATGATAGATGTCGATTCTTATGCCATGACAGGTAAGAAATTTAAAGGTATCGTAACCGAAATTGCTAATACAGCTAATGGTTCGGGAACTGCAGTGGCAGCCGCATCGACTGATGCCGTAACTGAATTTGAGGTAAGAATTAGAATCCTACCAGAATCTTATCGTGATTTAGTTGATCGTAAAACCCGTAAAGTATATCCTTTCAAACCGGGAATGACAGCCACAGTAGATATTATTACTGAAAAGAAAACAGGTGTATTAAGTGTGCCTATTGCTGCCGTAACAACTCGCGGAGCTAATGATGCTACCACAACCGAAAAGAAAGATGGTGACAAGAATGAAGCTGAAAGTACACAAGAATCAAAAACTACTAAGAAAGACAAGCCTAAAGAAGTAGTTTTCGTACATGACAAAGACAAAGTGAAAATGCGTGAAGTAAAAACAGGTATAACTGATACTTCTGCTGGTACAATTGAAGTAATTAGTGGTTTGAAAGAAGGAGAAGAAATTGTTTCAGGGCCATTCGTAGTTGTTTCGAAAAAACTGAAAGATGGAGATGTTGTTACTAAGAAAGTAGAGAAAAAAGAAGATAAAGAGAAGAAGAAAGATTAA
- a CDS encoding NAD(P)H-dependent glycerol-3-phosphate dehydrogenase: MKITVIGGGSWATAIVKILSESNVQIKWWMRCAADVEHIKKHHHNPHYLSSVEVHPSKVKPYTNLKESLRGSDWVILAVPAAFVADALKSVSAVNLADKKIISAIKGMIPSTNQLVTDWLADNYEVSHHNMGIIAGPCHAEEVALEKQSYLTIASPNIELATEFAEIMRCRFVKTSVLGDIYGVEYAAVMKNIVALACGITHGLGGGDNFQAVMVANAMQEIKRVVDTIAPMERDLSASAYLGDLLVTAYSQFSRNRTFGNMIGRGYSVKAAQLEMNMIAEGYYAVKCIFEMMEKYTVDMPITDFAYQILYKNASLKKQFSILQDKLK; encoded by the coding sequence ATGAAAATAACGGTAATTGGTGGAGGAAGCTGGGCAACGGCCATTGTAAAAATATTAAGTGAAAGTAATGTGCAAATTAAGTGGTGGATGCGTTGTGCTGCTGATGTAGAGCATATCAAAAAGCATCACCATAATCCACATTATTTGAGTAGTGTTGAGGTACATCCTTCAAAAGTAAAACCTTATACAAATCTAAAAGAATCGCTTCGTGGCTCAGATTGGGTTATTCTGGCGGTTCCAGCTGCTTTTGTTGCTGATGCTCTTAAATCTGTATCTGCTGTTAATTTGGCTGATAAAAAAATCATTTCGGCAATTAAAGGAATGATTCCTTCTACCAATCAGCTTGTTACCGACTGGCTGGCTGATAATTATGAAGTTTCGCATCATAATATGGGTATTATTGCAGGCCCATGTCATGCCGAAGAGGTGGCTTTAGAAAAACAATCATACCTAACAATTGCTTCGCCTAATATTGAATTAGCAACTGAATTTGCTGAAATCATGCGTTGTCGCTTCGTAAAAACCTCAGTTTTAGGCGATATTTATGGCGTAGAATACGCCGCCGTAATGAAAAACATCGTGGCATTGGCTTGTGGAATTACACATGGTTTAGGAGGGGGCGATAATTTTCAGGCAGTAATGGTTGCTAATGCCATGCAGGAAATCAAACGAGTGGTAGATACTATTGCTCCAATGGAACGAGATTTGAGTGCTTCGGCTTATTTAGGCGATTTATTAGTAACCGCTTATTCACAATTTAGTCGAAATCGTACTTTTGGTAATATGATTGGTAGGGGATATAGTGTAAAAGCCGCTCAACTCGAAATGAATATGATTGCCGAAGGTTATTATGCCGTAAAATGTATTTTTGAGATGATGGAAAAATACACGGTAGATATGCCAATAACAGATTTTGCCTATCAGATTCTCTACAAAAACGCTTCTTTAAAAAAGCAATTTTCAATTTTACAAGATAAATTGAAGTGA
- the proC gene encoding pyrroline-5-carboxylate reductase, with protein MKIAIVGCGNMGMAFARSFLQYDLVKKENLLLIEKSQERSETLRASKEGIVVSVINSQVADYELIILSVKPQDFASVQDELRSVIKPHQVILSIMAGVPMSKIQTVLDHKLVVRAMPNTPAMLGMGITGFTASPEVDAPKLRKVENLINATGRSVYLEDESMIDAVTALSGSGPAYFYYIVKHMIEAGKKMGFDEGMASLLVKQTMLGSYHLINNAEQSLDDLIKAVASKGGTTEAALRTFEENHIPEGISKGILAAESRAKELSK; from the coding sequence ATGAAAATAGCGATTGTAGGCTGCGGAAATATGGGTATGGCTTTTGCACGCTCATTTTTGCAGTATGATTTAGTAAAGAAAGAAAACTTACTTCTTATCGAAAAAAGCCAAGAGCGTAGCGAAACGCTCCGAGCATCGAAAGAAGGTATTGTAGTGAGTGTAATTAATTCACAAGTTGCTGATTATGAGTTGATTATTCTTTCGGTAAAACCACAAGACTTTGCTTCTGTTCAAGACGAACTCCGCTCAGTAATTAAGCCTCATCAGGTTATTCTTTCCATTATGGCGGGTGTGCCAATGTCGAAAATTCAAACAGTACTCGACCATAAATTGGTAGTTCGTGCAATGCCTAATACGCCTGCCATGTTAGGAATGGGAATTACGGGCTTTACGGCATCACCTGAAGTAGATGCTCCCAAACTCCGTAAAGTTGAAAATCTAATCAATGCAACTGGGCGTTCGGTGTATTTAGAAGACGAAAGCATGATTGATGCTGTAACGGCGTTGAGCGGAAGTGGGCCAGCTTATTTTTACTACATTGTAAAACACATGATTGAAGCAGGCAAGAAAATGGGATTCGATGAAGGAATGGCAAGTTTATTAGTTAAACAAACAATGTTAGGTTCGTATCATCTCATTAATAATGCCGAACAGAGCCTCGATGATTTAATAAAAGCAGTAGCTTCTAAGGGAGGAACCACTGAAGCGGCTTTGCGTACATTCGAAGAAAATCATATTCCAGAAGGAATTTCGAAAGGAATTTTGGCTGCTGAAAGTAGAGCTAAAGAACTTTCAAAATAA
- the mraY gene encoding phospho-N-acetylmuramoyl-pentapeptide-transferase: MLYYLFTYLDKVFDFPGAGVFQYISFRAMGAIVFSLLIASIYGKRIILLLQSLQIGESIRDLGLQGQMQKKGTPTMGGFIILASLLIPVLLFAKLDNVYIVLLIIATIWTCGIGFADDYIKVFKKDKEGLKGRFKVIGQIGLGLIVGLTLYFNDYVKIRVYEKGKIATAVGEIQKYTDAHSLTTTVPFFKNNEIDYQVFGSFLPESLAWLPYVLVVIFIITAVSNGANITDGIDGLAAGTSAIIGLTLAVFAYLSGNKVFAQYLNIMMIPNSGEVVIFCAAFVGACIGFLWYNAYPAQVFMGDTGSLMLGSVIAVLALALRKELLIPVMCGIFLIENLSVILQVSYFKYQRRRHGLEYAQQNRLFLMSPLHHHYQKKGYHEAKIVTRFWIIGIILAVACLVTLKLR, from the coding sequence ATGCTTTACTACTTATTTACTTACCTTGACAAAGTTTTTGATTTCCCAGGAGCGGGTGTATTCCAATATATCTCTTTTCGTGCGATGGGAGCAATTGTTTTCTCTTTATTGATTGCATCAATCTACGGAAAACGTATCATTTTATTATTACAAAGTCTTCAAATTGGTGAATCTATCCGTGACCTTGGCCTACAAGGGCAAATGCAAAAAAAGGGAACTCCTACCATGGGTGGCTTTATTATTTTGGCATCATTGCTAATTCCAGTATTATTATTTGCAAAGTTAGATAACGTTTACATCGTACTTTTAATCATTGCTACAATCTGGACTTGCGGCATTGGTTTTGCCGATGATTATATCAAAGTTTTTAAGAAAGACAAAGAAGGGCTAAAAGGTCGATTTAAAGTTATTGGTCAAATTGGTTTAGGTTTAATTGTAGGCCTAACTCTTTATTTCAATGACTACGTAAAAATCAGAGTTTATGAAAAAGGTAAAATAGCTACAGCAGTGGGTGAAATTCAAAAATATACTGATGCTCATTCGCTTACGACAACCGTTCCATTTTTTAAAAATAATGAAATTGACTATCAAGTATTTGGTAGCTTTTTACCCGAAAGTTTGGCTTGGTTACCTTATGTTTTGGTAGTAATTTTTATCATCACAGCGGTTTCCAACGGAGCCAATATCACTGATGGTATTGATGGCTTAGCCGCAGGAACTTCTGCTATTATTGGGCTTACGTTGGCTGTTTTTGCTTATCTTTCTGGTAATAAAGTGTTTGCACAATACTTAAATATCATGATGATTCCGAATTCAGGGGAGGTCGTTATTTTCTGTGCCGCCTTTGTGGGAGCCTGCATTGGTTTTCTGTGGTATAACGCTTATCCTGCCCAAGTTTTTATGGGCGATACAGGGAGTTTGATGCTTGGAAGCGTAATTGCTGTTTTGGCTTTAGCTCTTAGAAAAGAGCTATTGATTCCGGTAATGTGCGGAATATTTTTGATTGAAAATCTTTCGGTGATTTTACAAGTAAGTTATTTCAAATATCAACGTCGTCGCCATGGACTTGAATATGCCCAGCAAAATCGCTTATTCTTGATGTCGCCACTTCACCATCATTACCAAAAGAAAGGCTATCACGAAGCCAAGATTGTTACACGTTTTTGGATTATCGGTATCATATTAGCGGTAGCTTGTTTGGTTACTTTAAAATTAAGATAA